From a single Bacteroidota bacterium genomic region:
- a CDS encoding cob(I)yrinic acid a,c-diamide adenosyltransferase yields the protein MTFKIYTKTGDSGETSLIGGVRVPKYHLRIESYGTIDELNSYIGLIKDSVQDKDVLDTLAEIQDRLFTVGSLLASHPEKSKMKVPDLHEADIELLEKKMDEMDQHLPALKSFVLPGGNITASHCHVARCVCRRAERLVVHLATETEVAPIVPKYLNRLSDYLFMLSRKIVIDAGGTEVAWKPRM from the coding sequence ATGACATTTAAAATATATACCAAAACCGGTGACTCTGGAGAAACTTCATTAATTGGAGGAGTAAGGGTGCCTAAATACCATTTAAGAATAGAAAGTTATGGTACTATTGATGAGTTAAACTCTTATATTGGTTTGATAAAAGATAGCGTACAGGACAAAGATGTATTGGATACTTTAGCTGAAATACAAGACAGGCTTTTTACGGTTGGAAGTCTATTGGCCAGCCATCCTGAAAAAAGTAAAATGAAGGTACCTGATTTGCATGAAGCCGATATTGAATTACTGGAGAAAAAAATGGATGAAATGGACCAGCATTTACCGGCACTCAAGAGTTTTGTTTTACCGGGTGGTAATATAACTGCTTCTCATTGCCATGTGGCTCGTTGTGTATGCCGCAGAGCGGAAAGATTGGTTGTTCATTTGGCAACGGAAACAGAAGTTGCCCCTATTGTACCTAAATATTTAAACCGCTTAAGTGATTATTTATTTATGTTATCGCGCAAAATTGTTATTGATGCAGGAGGAACGGAAGTAGCCTGGAAGCCTAGAATGTAA
- a CDS encoding helical backbone metal receptor, which translates to MTSKTFIDQMGNKVTIPFPPKRIISLVPSQTEFLYDLGLSDEVVGQTLFCIHPDKYHQTKPRIGGTKNFKLDLIAQLKPDLIIANKEENEQKQIEYLQSHYPVWISDIQTLADAYKMMEGIGEITDKQNEAKKIVQAIQQSFIGLDSLPALTNNKVAYFIWRKPYMVAGNHTFINHLLENIHLNNVFKNKPSRYPEITVDELIAAQPEYLLLSSEPYPFKQKHIDELQAILPQSKILLTDGELFSWYGSRLQHSYAYFKTLLSNLA; encoded by the coding sequence ATGACCTCAAAAACTTTTATTGATCAAATGGGGAATAAAGTAACTATTCCTTTTCCTCCTAAGCGTATTATTTCATTGGTTCCATCGCAAACGGAGTTTTTATACGATTTGGGATTAAGTGATGAGGTAGTCGGGCAAACGTTATTTTGTATTCATCCCGATAAATACCACCAAACCAAACCACGTATTGGTGGTACCAAAAATTTTAAACTAGACCTAATTGCACAATTAAAGCCGGACTTAATTATAGCCAATAAAGAGGAAAACGAACAAAAGCAAATTGAGTATTTACAAAGCCATTACCCGGTTTGGATAAGCGATATACAAACATTAGCCGATGCTTATAAAATGATGGAAGGTATTGGTGAAATAACGGATAAACAAAATGAAGCAAAGAAAATAGTACAAGCTATACAACAAAGTTTTATTGGATTGGACTCTTTACCTGCTTTAACCAATAATAAGGTAGCTTATTTTATATGGCGGAAACCTTATATGGTAGCGGGCAATCATACTTTTATTAATCACCTGTTGGAAAACATTCATTTAAACAATGTTTTTAAAAATAAACCCTCCCGTTACCCTGAAATTACCGTTGATGAATTAATAGCGGCTCAACCTGAATATTTGCTACTTTCTAGCGAGCCATACCCTTTTAAACAAAAGCATATTGATGAGTTGCAGGCTATTTTACCACAATCGAAAATACTTTTGACTGACGGAGAGCTATTTAGTTGGTACGGAAGTCGATTACAACATAGTTATGCTTACTTTAAAACGCTATTAAGTAATCTGGCTTAA